From Camelina sativa cultivar DH55 chromosome 20, Cs, whole genome shotgun sequence, the proteins below share one genomic window:
- the LOC104770819 gene encoding protein ABIL3, with amino-acid sequence MSAAATMPMPREASNYDEISMQQSMLFSDSLKDLKNLRTQLYSAAEYFELSYTNDEQKQIVVETLKDYALKALVNTVDHLGSVTYKVNDFVDEKVDEVAGTELRVSCIEQRLRMCQEYMDHEGRSQQSLVIDTPKFHKRYILPSGEIKRGANLAELKNVEGSFDGEEGLNQFRNAVRATIRETPPPPVRKQIVQSPSLRKPQRSATFSFSSIATAPKKEQDKRAVSPHRFPLLRSGSVAIRPSSVSRPTTPSKSRAVSPTPKRYPSEPRRSASVRVAFEKEAHKEPEHQQQPSKSKRLLKALLSRRKTKKDDTLYTYLDEY; translated from the exons ATGAGTGCAGCGGCTACAATGCCTATGCCCCGAGAAGCGTCTAATTACGATGAGATCTCTATGCAACAGAGCATGCTCTTCTCTGATAGTCTTAAG GATCTTAAAAATCTGAGAACACAGTTGTATTCAGCAGCTGAGTATTTCGAATTATCCTACACGAATGATGAACAAAAACAGAT AGTCGTGGAGACACTGAAAGATTACGCGTTAAAGGCTCTGGTGAATACAGTTGACCATTTGGGCTCTGTTACCTATAAAGTCAATGACTTTGTTGATGAAAAAGTTGATGAAGTTGCAGGAACCGAACTACGAGTGTCTTGCATTGAACAG AGGCTACGGATGTGCCAAGAGTACATGGATCATGAAGGTCGTTCACAGCAGTCACTTGTGATTGACACTCCAAAGTTCCACAAACGATACATCTTGCCTT CGGGGGAAATCAAAAGAGGTGCCAACCTCGCAGAGCTGAAGAATGTTGAAGGTAGTTTTGATGGAGAAGAGGGCTTGAACCAATTCAGAAATG CTGTTCGTGCTACAATTCGTGAAACGCCTCCACCACCCGTAAG GAAACAAATAGTTCAGTCTCCGTCTCTTAGGAAACCTCAACGTTCAGCAACTTTTTCGTTCTCGTCTATCGCCACAGCACCAAAGAAAGAACAAG ATAAGAGAGCAGTATCACCGCATCGGTTTCCACTTCTAAGATCTGGTTCAGTTGCTATCCGACCGTCATCAGTTAGCCGGCCAACGACCCCTAGCAAGAGTAGAGCGGTATCTCCAACTCCTAAACGG TATCCGTCAGAACCGAGGAGATCGGCTTCGGTTCGGGTTGCGTTTGAGAAAGAAGCCCATAAAGAACCAGAGCATCAACAACAACCGAGCAAGAGCAAGCGGCTGCTTAAGGCATTGCTTAGCCGACGCAAAACCAAGAAGGACGATACACTCTACACTTACTTGGACGAATATTGA
- the LOC109131351 gene encoding uncharacterized protein LOC109131351, which yields MASSINLLRCCILLAIIMMGHAQTDRNLVDEDNAAAASFYIPSIASRSHPFSHHRSLGAEHYERSSPPPPPKKSSEVEPLTTGT from the coding sequence atggcatCTAGCATTAATCTCTTAAGATGTTGTATTCTGCTAGCTATAATCATGATGGGGCATGCTCAAACAGACCGGAATCTTGTTGATGAGGATAATGCTGCAGCAGCATCCTTTTATATACCATCGATTGCATCTAGAAGTCATCCTTTTTCTCACCACCGTTCACTTGGTGCTGAGCATTACGAGAGATCATCGCCTCCTCCACCACCTAAAAAATCCTCAGAAGTCGAACCCCTTACTACCGGTACCTAG
- the LOC104770818 gene encoding starch synthase 1, chloroplastic/amyloplastic, with the protein MASSLQISGSSVRFEPLLGLNRTGYSRPIGSLGFPRFRRRFSIKRPLLLRRSSSSSFSGGGDDKGFIADAERDGSGSVLGFQLSPPGDQKLFGTSTNDITHQGEKKEVIDETVMADFGVPGNRAVVEEGAAEVGVPSGKAEVVNNLVFVTSEAAPYSKTGGLGDVCGSLPIALAGRGHRVMVVSPRYLNGTAGDKNYARAKDLGVRINVNCFGGSQEVSFYHEYRDGVDWVFVDHKSYHRPGNPYGDSKGAFGDNQFRFTLLCHAACEAPLVLPLGGFTYGEKSLFLVNDWHAGLVPILLAAKYRPYGVYKDARSILIIHNLAHQGVEPAATYTNLGLPSEWYGAVGWVFPTWARTHALDTGEAVNVLKGAIVTSDRIITVSQGYAWEITTVEGGYGLQDLLSSRKSVINGITNGINIDEWNPSTDEHIPFHYSADDISEKVKCKMALQKELGLPIRPECPMIGFIGRLDYQKGIDLIQTAGPDLMVDDIQFVMLGSGDPKYESWMRSMEETYRDKFRGWVGFNVPISHRITAGCDILLMPSRFEPCGLNQLYAMRYGTIPVVHGTGGLRDTVENFNPYAEGGAGAGTGWVFTPLSKDSMVSALRLAAATYREYRESWEGLMRRGMTQNYSWENAAVQYEQVFQWVFMDPPYVS; encoded by the exons ATGGCGTCGTCTCTTCAGATCAGTGGCTCCTCGGTTAGGTTCGAGCCGCTCCTCGGGTTAAACCGAACCGGTTATTCCCGTCCGATCGGGAGTCTCGGTTTCCCTCGTTTTCGCCGGAGATTTAGTATCAAACGTCCGTTGTTGCTCcgtcgttcttcttcttcttccttctccggtggtggtgatgataaAGGATTTATCGCTGACGCAGAGAGAGATGGCTCTGGCTCCGTTCTTGGATTTCAGCTCAGTCCTCCTG GTGATCAGAAACTCTTTGGCACTAGCACTAACGACATTACACAtcaaggagagaagaaagaggttATTGATGAAACAGTAATGGCTGATTTTGGTGTACCTGGGAATAGAGCTGTTGTTGAAGAAGGAGCTGCAGAAGTTGGAGTTCCCAGTGGCAAAGCTGAAGTTGTCAATAACCTCGTTTTCGTTACCTCCGAGGCTGCTCCTTACTCTAAAACAGGAGGGTTAGGAGATGTTTGTGGTTCTTTGCCTATAGCTCTTGCTGGTCGTGGGCATCGTGTTATGGTTGTTTCTCCTCGGTACCTCAATGGAACCGCTGGTGACAAGAACTATGCCAGGGCTAAGGATTTGGGGGTCCGTATTAATGTAAATTGCTTTGGAGGTTCTCAAGAAGTTTCCTTTTATCATGAATATAGAGATGGTGTTGACTGG gtttttgttgaTCATAAATCCTACCATCGACCAGGAAATCCATATGGAGATAGTAAAGGAGCCTTTGGTGATAATCAG TTTCGGTTCACGTTACTTTGCCATGCCGCGTGTGAAGCCCCTCTTGTGCTTCCTCTTGGAGGGTTCACTTACGGAGAGAAATCCCTTTTCCTTGTCAATGACTGGCATGCCGGACTTGTTCCCAT ACTTTTGGCTGCAAAGTATCGCCCATACGGAGTTTATAAGGATGCAAGAAGCATTCTCATTATACATAACCTTGCTCACCAG GGAGTGGAGCCAGCAGCTACTTACACCAACTTAGGACTGCCTTCAGAATGGTATGGAGCTGTCGGGTGGGTGTTTCCAACATGGGCAAGAACTCATGCTCTTGACACTGGTGAAGCAGTTAATGTTCTCAAGGGTGCTATTGTTACCTCTGACCGTATCATTACTGTGAGCCAG GGCTATGCATGGGAAATCACTACTGTTGAAGGTGGATATGGTCTGCAAGACTTGCTTTCTAGTCGGAAGAGTGTTATAAATG GGATAACAAATGGAATTAATATTGATGAGTGGAATCCGTCCACAGATGAACACATTCCTTTCCATTATTCTGCTGATGATATCTCCGAGAAG GTCAAATGCAAGATGGCACTACAAAAGGAATTGGGTCTTCCCATTAGGCCTGAATGTCCTATG ATTGGGTTTATTGGAAGACTTGATTACCAGAAGGGCATTGATCTGATCCAAACCGCTGGTCCTGATCTCATGGTGGATGACATTCAATTC GTCATGCTTGGGTCAGGTGACCCAAAATATGAAAGCTGGATGAGAAGTATGGAGGAAACATACAGAGACAAATTCCGTGGTTGGGTTGGCTTCAATGTTCCAATCTCTCATCGAATCACAGCCGG ATGTGACATCCTTCTGATGCCGTCAAGATTCGAGCCTTGCGGTTTAAATCAATTATACGCAATGAGATACGGAACCATTCCAGTCGTTCATGGCACTGGAGGACTCAGA GATACGGTTGAGAACTTCAACCCTTACGCAGAAGGTGGAGCTGGTGCTGGTACAGG GTGGGTGTTCACTCCCTTATCGAAAGACAGCATGGTGTCA GCCTTGAGGTTGGCTGCAGCAACGTACAGGGAGTATAGAGAGTCATGGGAAGGATTGATGAGAAGAGGAATGACCCAAAACTATTCTTGGGAAAACGCTGCCGTTCAGTATGAGCAAGTTTTCCAGTGGGTTTTCATGGACCCTCCCTACGTCAGCTAG